One Brassica napus cultivar Da-Ae chromosome A5, Da-Ae, whole genome shotgun sequence DNA window includes the following coding sequences:
- the LOC106412696 gene encoding cytokinin riboside 5'-monophosphate phosphoribohydrolase LOG3-like: MEITAEKMQISRFKRICVFCGSSQGKKSSYQDAAVELGNELVSRNIDLVYGGGSIGLMGLVSQAVHDGGRHVIGIIPKTLMPRELTGETVGEVRAVADMHQRKAEMAKHSDAFIALPGGYGTLEELLEVITWAQLGIHEKPVGLLNVDGYYNSLLSFIDKAVEEGFISTTAREIIVSAPTAKELVKKLEEYAPCHESVASKLCWET; this comes from the exons ATGGAGATCACAGCTGAAAAGATGCAAATATCAAGGTTCAAAAGAATATGTGTCTTCTGTGGAAGCAGCCAAGGCAAGAAAAGTAGTTACCAAGATGCTGCTGTTGAGCTTGGCAACGAACTG GTTTCAAGGAATATTGATCTAGTCTATGGAGGTGGGAGCATAGGATTGATGGGTTTGGTTTCACAAGCTGTTCATGATGGTGGTCGTCATGTTATTGG AATTATTCCCAAGACCCTCATGCCTAGAGAG TTGACTGGTGAAACAGTAGGAGAAGTAAGAGCAGTTGCAGATATGCACCAAAGGAAAGCTGAGATGGCTAAGCACTCTGATGCTTTTATTGCCTTGCCAG GTGGCTATGGAACCCTTGAAGAGTTGCTTGAGGTCATAACTTGGGCTCAGCTTGGAATACACGAAAAGCCG GTGGGTTTGCTCAATGTTGATGGATACTACAACTCTCTGCTATCATTCATCGATAAAGCCGTTGAAGAAGGATTCATCAGCACGACTGCTCGTGAGATCATAGTCTCTGCTCCTACTGCTAAAGAGCTTGTGAAAAAGCTAGag GAATACGCACCTTGCCATGAAAGTGTTGCGTCTAAGCTTTGTTGGGAGACATAA
- the LOC106423085 gene encoding CASP-like protein 5A1 has product MMNVSRPAVHPVDSVPVAPPANDRPPARMKDVQGMPGTTGGLILRLSQFVPALISVSVMITTSDYRSATAFCCLVLAVSLQSLWSLSLFIIDAYALLVKRSLRNHLIVQCFTVGDGITSTLTFAAASASAGITVLINDLNKCNVNHCTRFETAVAMAFISWFAVSPSFILNFWSLASF; this is encoded by the exons ATGATGAACGTGAGCCGACCGGCGGTTCACCCGGTGGATTCGGTTCCGGTAGCTCCTCCCGCTAACGATAGACCGCCAGCGAGGATGAAGGATGTTCAGGGCATGCCCGGAACCACCGGCGGCCTCATCCTCCGCCTCTCTCAATTCGTCCCCGCTCTCATCTCCGTCTCCGTCATGATCACCACCTCCGACTACCGCTCCGCCACCGCTTTTTG TTGCTTGGTTCTTGCGGTTAGCTTGCAAAGCCTGTGGAGCTTGTCTCTCTTTATCATCGATGCTTATGCTCTTCTTGTCAAAAGAAGCCTTCGGAATCACTTGATTGTTCAATGTTTCACTGTTGGAGATGGA ATCACATCCACACTTACATTTGCAGCTGCATCTGCGTCTGCTGGCATAACCGTACTCATCAACGATCTTAATAAATGTAACGTCAACCATTGCACAAGGTTCGAGACCGCCGTAGCAATGGCCTTCATCAGCTGGTTTGCGGTGTCTCCTTCCTTTATTCTCAACTTCTGGTCCTTGGCAAGCTTCTAA
- the LOC106398710 gene encoding aquaporin PIP2-2-like, translated as MAKDMEGAEGFAARDYEDPPPTPFFDAEELTKWSLYRAVIAEFVATLLFLYVTVLTVIGYKISSDTKAGGDECGGVGILGISWAFGGMIFILVYCTAGISGGHINPAVTFGLFLARKVSLVRAVLYMVAQCLGAICGVGFVKAFQSSYYVRYGGGANSLADGYSTGTGLAAEIIGTFVLVYTVFSATDPKRNARDSHVPVLAPLPIGFAVFMVHLATIPITGTGINPARSFGAAVIYNESKPWDDHWIFWVGPFIGAAIAAFYHQFVLRASGSKSLGSFRSAANV; from the exons atgGCTAAAGACATGGAAGGAGCAGAGGGATTCGCGGCGAGGGACTACGAAGATCCGCCGCCAACACCGTTCTTCGATGCGGAGGAGCTGACCAAGTGGTCTTTGTACAGAGCCGTCATAGCCGAGTTCGTAGCCACTCTCCTCTTCTTGTATGTCACTGTTTTGACTGTCATCGGCTACAAGATTTCGTCCGACACTAAGGCCGGAGGCGACGAGTGCGGAGGCGTCGGAATCCTTGGCATCTCATGGGCCTTCGGCGGCATGATCTTCATCCTTGTCTACTGCACCGCCGGTATCTCAG GTGGTCACATAAACCCTGCGGTGACGTTCGGCTTGTTCTTGGCAAGGAAGGTATCGTTGGTTAGAGCGGTGCTATACATGGTGGCTCAGTGTTTGGGTGCGATTTGTGGAGTTGGTTTCGTCAAAGCCTTCCAAAGCTCTTACTACGTCCGTTACGGTGGAGGAGCAAACTCTCTAGCCGATGGATACAGCACAGGGACTGGACTCGCTGCAGAGATCATTGGAACATTCGTCCTGGTCTACACTGTTTTCTCCGCCACTGACCCCAAAAGAAACGCACGAGACTCCCACGTTCCC GTGTTGGCGCCACTCCCAATTGGATTTGCCGTGTTCATGGTACACTTGGCCACTATTCCAATCACCGGAACCGGTATTAACCCGGCCAGGAGTTTCGGAGCTGCGGTGATCTACAACGAGTCCAAGCCGTGGGATGACCAC TGGATATTCTGGGTGGGACCATTCATCGGAGCTGCCATAGCTGCATTTTATCACCAATTCGTTCTAAGGGCCTCTGGTTCCAAATCCCTCGGATCCTTCAGAAGTGCAGCCAACGTTTGA
- the LOC106398753 gene encoding aquaporin PIP2-2 — translation MAKEVEGAEGFATRDYEDPPPTPFFDAEELTKWSLYRAVIAEFVATLLFLYVTVLTVIGYKISSDTKAGGDECGGVGILGISWAFGGMIFILVYCTAGISGGHINPAVTFGLFLARKVSLVRAVLYMVAQCLGAICGVGFVKAFQSAYYVRYGGGANSLADGYSTGTGLAAEIIGTFVLVYTVFSATDPKRNARDSHVPVLAPLPIGFAVFMVHLATIPITGTGINPARSFGAAVIYNESKPWDDHWIFWVGPFIGAAIAAFYHQFVLRASGSKSLGSFRSAANV, via the exons atggcGAAAGAAGTGGAAGGAGCAGAGGGATTCGCGACGAGGGACTACGAAGATCCGCCGCCAACTCCGTTTTTCGATGCGGAGGAGCTGACAAAGTGGTCGTTGTACAGAGCCGTCATAGCCGAGTTCGTAGCCACTCTCCTCTTCTTGTATGTCACTGTTTTGACTGTCATCGGCTACAAAATTTCATCCGACACTAAGGCCGGTGGTGATGAGTGCGGAGGCGTCGGAATCCTCGGCATCTCATGGGCCTTCGGTGGCATGATCTTCATCCTTGTCTACTGCACCGCCGGTATCTCAG GTGGTCACATAAACCCTGCGGTGACGTTCGGCTTGTTCTTGGCAAGGAAGGTATCACTGGTTAGAGCAGTGCTATACATGGTGGCTCAGTGTTTGGGTGCGATTTGTGGAGTTGGTTTCGTCAAAGCCTTCCAAAGCGCTTACTACGTACGTTACGGTGGAGGAGCGAACTCTCTAGCCGATGGATACAGCACAGGGACTGGACTCGCTGCAGAGATCATTGGAACATTCGTCCTGGTCTACACTGTTTTCTCCGCCACAGATCCTAAAAGAAACGCAAGAGACTCCCACGTTCCC GTGTTGGCGCCACTCCCAATTGGATTTGCCGTGTTCATGGTACACTTGGCCACTATTCCAATCACTGGAACCGGTATTAACCCGGCCAGGAGTTTTGGAGCCGCGGTTATCTACAACGAGTCCAAGCCGTGGGATGACCAC TGGATTTTCTGGGTGGGACCATTCATCGGAGCTGCCATAGCTGCATTTTATCACCAATTCGTCCTAAGGGCCTCTGGTTCCAAGTCCCTCGGGTCCTTCAGAAGTGCGGCTAACGTTTGA
- the LOC106398734 gene encoding uncharacterized protein LOC106398734: MSFSSRPVSSPGRTENPALLMRFLRTSAGSRSRHRSRSRPRSRRPIFFRRKNATETQEPSSPKVTCMGQVRIKRSKKPKPGTSRVNGGHLHGGATESRRSRRRCGWVKNAFSGKLKPTCFSPAWRKWKSFTNVSFSRKSEKRSSSSRSEPIFSRSTVEPEETEEKRKKERKQEEDEADSDKSFPATPPRNAFLLTRCRSAPYRSPSLGDNFLEEETKESHFQRHGNDVIASPENVSDSSVTEEAKRCVLGTPRRRCMVLTRCKSEPARLGEKLVPENRRLGYT, from the coding sequence ATGAGTTTTTCTTCGAGACCCGTTTCGAGTCCGGGTCGAACCGAAAACCCGGCTCTACTTATGCGGTTTTTACGGACCAGCGCCGGAAGCAGAAGCAGACACCGCTCCCGTTCTCGTCCCCGTTCAAGAAGACCTATATTTTTCCGGCGAAAAAACGCGACGGAGACGCAAGAACCGTCTTCACCTAAAGTCACATGCATGGGCCAAGTAAGGATAAAACGCTCCAAGAAACCCAAACCCGGAACTAGCCGGGTCAACGGAGGTCACTTGCATGGCGGTGCAACGGAGAGCCGCCGGAGCCGTCGACGGTGTGGATGGGTCAAGAACGCGTTCTCCGGGAAACTGAAACCGACTTGCTTCAGCCCCGCTTGGCGCAAGTGGAAGTCGTTTACTAATGTTAGTTTCTCGAGAAAGTCAGAGAAGAGATCAAGCTCGTCGAGGAGCGAGCCTATCTTTAGCCGGTCAACGGTGGAGCCAGAAGAAACGGAGGAGAAACGAAAGAAAGAACGTAAACAAGAAGAGGATGAAGCAGATTCAGATAAGTCATTCCCAGCTACACCGCCGAGAAACGCTTTCTTACTAACTCGATGCAGATCTGCACCGTATAGATCTCCTTCATTAGGTGATAACTTCTTGGAAGAAGAGACAAAGGAATCTCACTTCCAACGACATGGTAATGACGTCATTGCATCGCCGGAAAATGTGTCGGATTCTAGTGTTACGGAAGAAGCGAAACGCTGCGTTTTGGGGACGCCACGACGACGGTGTATGGTACTCACGCGCTGTAAGTCGGAGCCTGCGAGGCTCGGAGAGAAACTCGTACCGGAGAACCGAAGGTTAGGCTATACGTAA
- the LOC106398725 gene encoding beta-1,4-xylosyltransferase IRX9 → MGSLERSKKKTQVWKKAVIHFSLCFVMGFFTGFAPAGKASLFSNFETTPSTTSKSQIPPHPSENSTYTPNSLADKALVSSQVQAPSPSKSQEAEPENRLLSETEEEVTPRGLVIVVTPVMTKDRYKNVLLRRMANTLRLVPPPLLWIVVEKHSEADVNSSSTMLRKTGLMYRRIVFKENFTSLEAELDHQRNLALRHIEHHKLSGIVHFAGLNNIYDLDFFDEIRDIEVFGTWPMALLSANRKRVIVEGPVCESSQVLGWHLRKINNETETKPPVHISSFAFNSSILWDPERWGRPSSVEGTKQDSIKYVKQVVLEDDTKLKGLPAQDCSKVMLWRLNFPTRTRFST, encoded by the exons ATGGGGTCTCTGGAGAGATCAAAGAAGAAGACTCAAGTATGGAAGAAAGCTGTGATCCATTTCTCTCTATGTTTTGTAATGGGTTTCTTCACTGGCTTTGCTCCTGCTGGTAAGGCCTCTCTTTTCTCTAATTTTGAAACCACTCCCTCTACTACCTCCAAATCTCAGATTCCTCCCCACCCTTCTGAAAACTCTACCTATACACCCAATTCCCTCGCTGATAAAGCCTTGGTCAGTTCCCAAGTCCAAGCTCCTAGTCCTTCGAAGTCACAAGAAGCTGAACCAGAAAACAGATTACTCTCCGAGACAGAAGAGGAAGTTACACCAAGAGGTCTAGTGATTGTTGTAACTCCAGTAATGACCAAAGATCGCTACAAAAACGTTCTTCTAAGGAGAATGGCCAATACGTTGAGGCTAGTCCCGCCTCCTTTATTGTGGATAGTCGTGGAGAAACACTCGGAAGCTGACGTAAACTCTTCATCTACGATGTTAAGAAAGACTGGTTTAATGTATAGACGTATAGTCTTCAAGGAGAACTTCACGAGCTTGGAAGCGGAGCTTGATCATCAGAGAAACCTAGCGTTGAGACACATTGAGCATCACAAATTAAGCGGGATAGTTCATTTCGCAGGGCTCAACAACATCTATGATCTTGATTTTTTCGACGAGATTAGAGATATCGA GGTATTCGGGACGTGGCCAATGGCGTTGCTATCGGCTAATAGGAAACGAGTGATAGTAGAGGGGCCGGTTTGTGAATCTTCACAAGTATTGGGGTGgcatttgagaaaaattaataaCGAGACAGAGACAAAGCCTCCGGTTCATATATCAAGCTTTGCTTTCAATAGTTCCATACTTTGGGACCCTGAGAGATGGGGTCGTCCTTCTTCTGTTGAAGGAACCAAACAG GATTCGATTAAATATGTGAAGCAAGTGGTTTTGGAAGACGATACAAAGTTGAAGGGACTTCCGGCGCAAGACTGTTCCAAGGTTATGCTTTGGCGTCTCAATTTTCCCACAAGAACACGTTTTAGCACCTGA